In Quercus robur chromosome 10, dhQueRobu3.1, whole genome shotgun sequence, a genomic segment contains:
- the LOC126704084 gene encoding uncharacterized protein LOC126704084 has protein sequence MDRSWMTMGKTLDGRLSHPYIEGVNAFINSARAVVDLSGNIPCPCIHCVNCYRQSPQTVRIHLLHRGIMQSYINWYNHGEPRVLNENIHDNEMSDGDHMDGIDALVGDQIRGEPRNATEDEEVRHFDKLKEDAKRELYPDCTIYSILKFVIKMLNVKVMTNLSNKGFDMMLELLTKVLPKGNLVLRSTYEANKILRNLGMSYEHIDACKNNCALFWKENENLDKCLVYEAPRYKDTRTQGKKIPHKVLHYFLLTPRLRRLYMSGQRAKDMRWYIDKRVDDEIMRHPVDSEEWKEFDLQHPDFALESRNVRMGLATNGFNPFRNMNNNYSMWPVILIPYNLPPWLVMKEPYFMLSFLILGPHQPRNEIDIYLKSLVGKLKELWEKGVEIYGVYSNEHFQMCVTLLWTIHDYSGFGNVSGWRTKGYHLCYTCNDEPYSEALESKLDSLTIELICL, from the coding sequence ATGGATAGAAGTTGGATGACTATGGGTAAGACACTCGATGGTAGATTAAGTCATCCATATATTGAAGGGGTCAATGCATTTATTAATTCTGCAAGAGCGGTTGTAGACTTGAGTGGTAATATTCCGTGTCCGTGTATTCACTGTGTGAATTGCTATCGACAATCTCCTCAAACTGTGCGTATCCATTTGCTTCATCGTGGAATTATGCAATCTTACATTAATTGGTATAATCATGGAGAACCTCGTGTATTGAACGAGAACATTCATGATAATGAAATGTCAGATGGTGATCATATGGATGGTATCGATGCCTTGGTAGGTGATCAAATTAGAGGGGAACCAAGAAATGCAACCGAAGATGAGGAGGTGCGTCATTTTGACAAACTTAAGGAAGATGCAAAGCGTGAGTTGTATCCGGATTGCACTATTTATAGTATCTTGAAGTTTGTTATTAAGATGTTGAATGTAAAGGTAATGACTAACTTGAGTAATAAGGGATTTGATATGATGCTAGAATTGCTGACAAAGGTTTTACCGAAAGGTAACTTGGTTCTAAGGTCAACTTATGAAGCAAATAAGATATTACGTAACTTGGGCATGTCATACGAGCATATAGATGCATGTAAAAATAATTGTGCACtattttggaaagaaaatgaaaaccttGATAAATGTCTGGTGTATGAGGCGCCTAGGTATAAAGATACACGTACCCAAGGTAAAAAGATTCCTCATAAGGTATTGCATTACTTCCTGTTGACACCGAGATTAAGGAGATTGTACATGTCAGGCCAAAGAGCTAAAGACATGAGATGGTATATAGACAAACGTGTGGATGATGAGATAATGAGGCATCCAGTTGATAGTGAGGAGTGGAAGGAGTTTGATTTGCAACATCCTGATTTTGCCCTCGAATCTCGCAATGTAAGAATGGGATTGGCTACAAATGGATTTAACCCTTTTAGGAATATGAACAACAACTATAGTATGTGGCCTGTCATACTTATCCCCTATAACCTACCGCCTTGGCTGGTTATGAAGGAGCCATATTTTATGTTGTCCTTTCTTATTCTTGGTCCCCATCAACCGAGAAATGAGATTGATATTTACTTGAAATCATTGGTTGGCAAGTTGAAGGAGTTGTGGGAAAAAGGTGTAGAAATTTATGGTGTTTATAGTAATGAGCATTTTCAAATGTGTGTAACTTTGTTGTGGACCATACATGACTATTCTGGATTTGGTAACGTGTCTGGGTGGAGGACAAAGGGTTATCATCTTTGTTATACTTGCAATGATGAACCATATTCAGAAGCTTTGGAAAGTAAATTGGATTCATTAACCATCGAGCTTATTTGCCTATGA